The following are encoded together in the Bacillus cereus group sp. RP43 genome:
- a CDS encoding ABC transporter permease subunit, with translation MSKKIILSGWELIIHLLLSFVGILAVGSLPILFKGLSIDIPGYFSSIYKICEKIILHASSMQYGMKIKKDLFPQIFFHYKETMVILSISLIVSLIVSFILVHIILRVNEKWQNRIKEFMLFLQSLPDILFIVGSQLLVVWIFQKTGVMAAQVAGIGDQKVRLLPIICFCIPTVIMFVKFLLLRFEDELRKDYVLFAASKGMDRLHILNHHVLRNVLLSTVFFVKANIWFMLSNLYIIESIFNTLGFFVFIKEYQSVEVFTVGLILIYLPIFLFFKCFHWLVPTAMKEKI, from the coding sequence GTGTCGAAGAAAATCATTCTATCAGGCTGGGAGCTAATTATTCATCTATTGTTGTCGTTTGTCGGTATACTAGCGGTTGGCTCTCTACCAATTCTATTCAAAGGGCTTTCAATAGATATTCCAGGGTATTTTAGTAGTATTTATAAAATTTGCGAGAAGATAATACTACATGCTTCATCTATGCAGTATGGTATGAAGATTAAAAAGGATTTGTTCCCACAAATATTTTTTCACTATAAAGAGACGATGGTTATACTCTCAATTTCACTGATTGTTTCATTAATAGTGTCATTTATACTAGTACACATAATCTTAAGGGTTAACGAAAAATGGCAGAATAGGATTAAAGAATTCATGTTATTTCTTCAATCTTTACCTGACATATTGTTTATTGTTGGTTCCCAATTGTTGGTGGTATGGATATTCCAGAAAACTGGTGTTATGGCAGCACAAGTAGCAGGAATTGGAGACCAGAAGGTTCGACTCTTACCGATTATCTGTTTTTGTATACCTACCGTTATCATGTTTGTTAAGTTCTTACTTCTAAGATTTGAGGATGAGTTGAGAAAGGATTATGTGTTGTTCGCTGCTTCAAAGGGTATGGATCGTCTTCATATTTTAAACCACCATGTACTAAGAAACGTTCTATTAAGTACTGTGTTCTTTGTAAAAGCTAATATATGGTTTATGCTCTCTAACTTATACATAATAGAATCGATTTTCAATACTCTCGGATTCTTTGTTTTTATTAAAGAATACCAAAGTGTTGAGGTATTCACGGTTGGATTAATATTAATTTACTTACCTATATTCTTATTTTTTAAATGTTTCCATTGGTTGGTACCTACTGCGATGAAGGAGAAAATATAA
- a CDS encoding glutamate decarboxylase, with protein sequence MPQDRKAEVQNDAYEGKEIIPDNPQYLPRHVQMELPHEFSVNPLFAREGESVVPRFHIPDEGMLPETAYQIVHDEIALDGNARLNLATFVSTWMEPAAEQLYAKSFDKNMIDKDEYPQTAEIEERCVRILANLWHSPTPLTTMGVSTTGSSEACMLGGLALKRRWQNARKSEGKPVDRPNIVFSSAVQVVWEKFANYWEVEPRYVKVSPEHPRLDPQGVLAAVDENTIGVVPILGETYTGLYEPVAAIAKALDDLQERTGLDIPMHVDAASGGFIAPFLQPDLVWDFQLPRVKSINVSGHKYGLVYPGLGWIIWREAEDLPEDLIFRVSYLGGNMPTFALNFSRPGAQVLLQYYNYLRLGKSGYFDVQRASQKVALFLSKAIQKMEPFELLSDGSDIPVFAWRLKDGYTLNWNLYDLSRQLRVFGWQVPAYPLPPDMEAVTIMRVVVRNGFSMDLAHLFLRNLKQTVAFLDSLDGPMPHDTKCDNGFHH encoded by the coding sequence ATGCCACAGGATCGAAAAGCAGAAGTTCAAAACGATGCATACGAAGGAAAAGAGATCATACCGGATAATCCACAATATCTACCGCGTCACGTGCAAATGGAGCTGCCTCACGAATTTTCTGTAAATCCTCTGTTTGCCCGCGAAGGAGAATCAGTCGTTCCACGCTTTCACATACCTGATGAAGGCATGTTACCAGAAACAGCGTATCAAATCGTCCATGATGAAATTGCTCTTGATGGCAATGCCCGCTTGAATCTTGCAACATTCGTTAGCACATGGATGGAGCCTGCCGCAGAGCAATTATATGCCAAATCATTCGACAAGAACATGATTGACAAGGATGAATATCCACAGACAGCCGAAATTGAGGAGCGGTGTGTCCGCATTTTAGCCAACCTCTGGCATTCGCCCACCCCCCTTACGACTATGGGCGTTTCAACGACTGGATCGTCGGAAGCATGTATGCTCGGGGGGCTTGCGTTAAAGAGACGCTGGCAAAATGCACGCAAAAGCGAAGGGAAACCGGTGGATCGGCCCAATATTGTGTTTAGTTCTGCTGTTCAAGTCGTTTGGGAAAAATTCGCGAACTATTGGGAGGTTGAACCACGCTATGTGAAGGTTAGCCCAGAGCATCCCCGATTGGATCCTCAGGGGGTCCTCGCTGCCGTGGATGAAAATACGATTGGTGTGGTACCGATTCTCGGTGAGACTTATACCGGGCTTTACGAACCGGTTGCCGCCATCGCGAAAGCGTTGGACGATTTACAGGAGAGGACGGGCCTCGACATTCCCATGCATGTGGATGCGGCTTCGGGGGGATTTATAGCACCGTTTCTTCAACCAGATTTAGTCTGGGATTTTCAATTACCGAGGGTGAAGTCCATCAATGTATCCGGACATAAATATGGATTAGTCTACCCTGGGTTGGGTTGGATAATTTGGCGGGAAGCTGAAGATCTCCCTGAGGATCTAATCTTCCGCGTCTCCTATTTGGGCGGGAACATGCCGACTTTTGCCCTGAATTTCTCTCGTCCTGGCGCACAAGTGCTCCTGCAATATTACAATTACCTGCGTTTGGGGAAAAGTGGGTACTTTGATGTCCAAAGGGCTTCTCAGAAAGTCGCTCTTTTTCTTAGCAAGGCGATTCAGAAGATGGAACCGTTCGAACTTTTGTCCGATGGTTCGGATATTCCGGTTTTCGCTTGGCGATTGAAAGATGGTTACACATTAAACTGGAATCTTTATGATTTATCTCGACAATTGCGCGTGTTCGGCTGGCAAGTACCCGCCTATCCATTGCCTCCAGATATGGAAGCGGTGACGATTATGCGCGTTGTGGTTCGAAATGGATTTTCCATGGATCTCGCGCATTTATTTTTGAGGAATCTCAAACAGACCGTTGCCTTTCTGGATTCCCTGGACGGGCCTATGCCACATGATACGAAATGTGATAATGGATTTCATCACTAA
- a CDS encoding HNH endonuclease, with protein MHHKIPLKTGGTNDYENLVPLCEECHWEFHRHFETVKSHEYFMKTPKYTELIGLWEVLTDPLSMKEFKELVYKGLDLKRNVQKSFNEEEIEANKKELK; from the coding sequence TTGCATCATAAAATTCCATTAAAAACAGGCGGAACGAATGATTATGAAAATCTTGTTCCTCTATGCGAAGAATGTCATTGGGAATTCCATAGACACTTCGAAACAGTTAAATCACACGAGTATTTTATGAAGACACCTAAATATACAGAATTGATAGGATTATGGGAAGTATTGACTGATCCATTATCTATGAAAGAGTTCAAGGAACTTGTTTATAAAGGATTGGATTTAAAAAGAAATGTACAAAAATCATTTAATGAAGAAGAAATAGAAGCGAATAAGAAAGAATTAAAGTAG
- a CDS encoding CHRD domain-containing protein — protein sequence MFFAKLRGRNEVPPVETDARGQAFFKLSQDELSLKFKLDLFDIENVVVAHLHLGAKGTNGPVVAFLFGPITNPVSIECATFTGMITQEDLVGPLAGQTLDALVNEIISGNIYINVHTVQHPNGEIRGQLYHC from the coding sequence ATGTTCTTCGCAAAGTTACGTGGTAGAAATGAAGTTCCACCAGTAGAAACCGATGCTAGAGGACAAGCTTTCTTTAAATTAAGCCAGGACGAGCTTAGTTTAAAATTCAAGTTAGATTTATTCGATATAGAAAATGTAGTAGTTGCCCATCTGCATCTAGGAGCCAAAGGAACGAACGGTCCTGTTGTAGCTTTTTTATTTGGGCCTATAACAAATCCGGTTTCAATAGAGTGTGCAACTTTTACAGGAATGATCACTCAAGAGGATTTGGTTGGACCGTTGGCTGGTCAAACATTAGATGCTCTTGTAAATGAAATCATCTCTGGAAACATTTATATTAATGTTCATACAGTACAACATCCTAATGGCGAAATTCGTGGCCAATTGTATCATTGCTAA
- a CDS encoding YolD-like family protein has translation MNYTHMPKEIGMVKRTPFASIPKKFIGIGKIVKKQIKVERPTLTQDEQEIIENKLLCSFLSEEKILITYYRDGHLLTRYVTVTDINPIKNLIACTDASYNRIFLKFIDIIDLR, from the coding sequence ATGAACTATACACATATGCCAAAAGAAATAGGAATGGTTAAGCGGACTCCATTCGCTTCGATACCGAAGAAATTCATCGGTATTGGTAAGATTGTTAAAAAACAAATAAAAGTGGAGCGCCCTACATTAACCCAAGACGAACAAGAAATTATTGAAAATAAGTTATTATGTTCATTTCTTTCTGAAGAGAAGATATTGATTACTTATTATAGAGATGGTCATTTGCTTACTAGATATGTGACTGTAACTGACATAAATCCAATAAAGAATTTAATAGCTTGCACTGATGCATCTTATAACAGAATTTTTCTGAAATTTATAGATATAATTGATTTAAGATAA
- a CDS encoding HU family DNA-binding protein, with amino-acid sequence MNKTELTKVVAEKAELTQKDASAAIQAVLDTITTALANEEKVQILGFGTFEVRERSARTGRNPQTGEEMQIAASKAPAFKAGKELKEAVK; translated from the coding sequence ATGAATAAGACAGAATTAACAAAAGTAGTAGCAGAAAAAGCAGAACTTACACAAAAAGATGCATCTGCAGCAATACAAGCTGTATTAGATACAATAACAACTGCGCTAGCAAATGAAGAGAAAGTACAGATTCTTGGATTTGGTACATTTGAAGTACGTGAAAGATCTGCACGTACAGGACGTAACCCACAAACAGGTGAAGAAATGCAAATCGCTGCTTCAAAAGCACCTGCTTTTAAGGCTGGAAAAGAATTAAAAGAGGCAGTGAAATAA
- a CDS encoding alpha/beta fold hydrolase: protein MIQQEEKKKLSGMKIKKVRNILLKIIGAIVLAIVLFLGIVYIANVMSSHSEQKRIVPYGQHVSVDGKNMNVLIQGEGEETIVLLPGYGTATPGLDFKLLIDELSPFYKVVAVEPFGYGLSDETVKERTTENMVSEVHEALQQLNINRYMLMGHSITGIYGIDYVNKYPNEVTAFVGIDSSVATQPGMDINFPLKTFAYLKKSGLLRLTMKISADPYAGLAFDEKTVEQMKMISNKNMYNDTTLNEMNHISSNFKGAQGLNFPKYLPLLLFVQANNEGVAGWIPLHEGQIKDSVHGKVVTMDGSHYLHHTKFKEIAENVRLFMKEVK, encoded by the coding sequence GTGATACAACAAGAGGAAAAGAAAAAGCTGAGTGGAATGAAAATAAAGAAAGTGCGAAACATCTTACTTAAAATCATAGGAGCAATCGTTCTAGCCATTGTACTTTTTTTAGGTATTGTTTATATCGCAAATGTGATGAGTAGTCATTCGGAGCAAAAACGAATAGTGCCCTACGGGCAGCACGTATCTGTAGACGGGAAAAACATGAATGTGTTAATTCAAGGCGAGGGCGAGGAAACAATCGTGCTCCTGCCTGGTTATGGAACAGCTACTCCAGGGCTTGATTTTAAGCTTCTTATCGATGAATTATCTCCATTTTACAAAGTTGTTGCGGTAGAGCCTTTCGGTTATGGATTAAGTGATGAAACTGTAAAAGAGCGAACCACGGAGAATATGGTAAGTGAAGTTCATGAAGCTTTACAGCAGCTTAATATTAACAGATACATGCTCATGGGCCACTCCATTACAGGCATTTATGGAATTGATTATGTGAACAAATATCCAAACGAGGTGACTGCATTTGTCGGAATCGATAGCAGTGTTGCAACACAACCGGGTATGGATATCAATTTCCCATTAAAAACGTTTGCATATCTCAAAAAATCAGGTCTCTTAAGATTGACTATGAAAATCAGTGCTGACCCCTATGCTGGACTGGCATTTGATGAAAAAACCGTAGAGCAAATGAAAATGATTTCGAATAAAAACATGTATAATGACACAACCTTGAATGAGATGAACCATATTTCGTCTAATTTTAAAGGGGCTCAAGGTTTAAACTTCCCTAAATATCTTCCACTTCTTCTCTTTGTACAAGCGAATAATGAAGGTGTAGCAGGATGGATACCTCTGCATGAAGGGCAGATCAAAGACTCGGTACATGGAAAAGTAGTAACCATGGATGGATCACATTATTTACACCATACCAAATTCAAAGAAATCGCTGAAAACGTTAGACTATTTATGAAAGAAGTAAAGTAA
- a CDS encoding IS6 family transposase — MEKQNLFKWKHYQPDIILLTVRWYLRYNLSFRDLVEMMEERGLSLAHTAIMRWVHQYGPELDKRVRRHLKSTNDSWRVDETYVKVKGQWMYLYRAVDSKGNTIDFHLSKTRDHRAAKLFFKKALQSFHVSKPRVITVDKNQAYPIAIEELKKEKKMPVGIQIRQVKYLNNIVEQDHRFIKKRIRSMLGLKSFSTATSILSGIEAMHIIKKGQLILRDKSVQNEIKFIHQLFGMAA, encoded by the coding sequence ATGGAAAAGCAAAATCTATTTAAGTGGAAACATTATCAACCGGATATTATTTTATTAACCGTGAGATGGTACCTACGGTACAACCTCAGTTTTCGTGATTTAGTCGAAATGATGGAAGAACGCGGGCTATCCCTTGCTCATACAGCTATCATGCGGTGGGTTCATCAATATGGTCCCGAATTAGATAAGCGCGTACGACGTCATCTTAAGTCAACCAATGATTCTTGGCGAGTCGATGAGACGTATGTGAAAGTCAAAGGTCAATGGATGTACTTATATCGTGCTGTTGATTCAAAAGGAAATACAATTGATTTTCATTTAAGCAAAACAAGAGATCATAGGGCTGCAAAGCTTTTTTTCAAGAAAGCTTTGCAGTCTTTTCATGTTTCAAAGCCCCGTGTGATTACAGTGGACAAAAACCAGGCCTATCCTATAGCGATTGAAGAGTTGAAGAAAGAGAAAAAGATGCCTGTGGGCATCCAAATAAGGCAGGTGAAATACCTTAATAACATTGTAGAACAAGATCATCGCTTTATAAAGAAGCGAATCCGTTCTATGCTAGGTCTTAAATCTTTCTCCACAGCTACATCCATTCTTTCTGGAATAGAAGCCATGCATATCATTAAAAAAGGCCAACTTATTTTACGAGACAAGTCTGTCCAAAATGAAATAAAGTTTATTCATCAACTATTCGGAATGGCTGCATAA
- the sdaAB gene encoding L-serine ammonia-lyase, iron-sulfur-dependent subunit beta, which produces MNMNVASIKEKKVVKYKSCFDVIGPVMIGPSSSHTAGALAIGTVANKLFQGLPKKVVVRYYESFAETHKGHGTDFAIIAGILGFAADDSKVPDAIKIAESKGIDITFIEKAGDSPAGHPNTADVYLEDESRSIRTMGISVGGGLIEVKHVEIDGFSLDLQGPLPVIIAISERADFEFVLRRIFKQYDVEINNFHSLEENRKYLYAFALDSLLPGYVQKELGNLSNIANIIIL; this is translated from the coding sequence ATGAACATGAATGTAGCATCTATTAAAGAAAAAAAGGTTGTTAAATACAAAAGTTGTTTTGATGTGATTGGGCCGGTAATGATAGGTCCTTCAAGTTCACATACTGCAGGTGCTTTGGCTATTGGGACAGTTGCCAATAAATTATTTCAAGGTCTTCCAAAAAAAGTCGTGGTAAGGTATTATGAATCATTTGCTGAAACCCATAAAGGACACGGAACTGATTTTGCAATTATTGCTGGGATATTAGGATTTGCTGCCGATGACAGCAAAGTGCCAGATGCTATTAAAATAGCAGAATCTAAAGGAATTGACATTACCTTTATTGAAAAAGCGGGTGATAGTCCTGCTGGTCATCCAAATACGGCAGATGTATATTTAGAGGATGAAAGCCGAAGTATTAGAACGATGGGTATTTCGGTCGGCGGTGGATTAATTGAAGTCAAACATGTTGAAATTGACGGATTTAGCTTAGATCTGCAGGGGCCATTGCCAGTTATTATTGCGATTTCCGAAAGAGCTGACTTTGAATTTGTCTTACGCAGGATCTTTAAACAATATGATGTGGAAATTAACAATTTTCATAGTTTAGAAGAAAACAGAAAATATTTATATGCATTCGCTTTGGATTCGCTATTGCCTGGTTATGTTCAGAAGGAATTAGGAAATTTAAGCAATATAGCTAATATCATTATTCTTTAG
- the sdaAA gene encoding L-serine ammonia-lyase, iron-sulfur-dependent, subunit alpha yields MYMTIKEIVDAANKSQKPIYELAIEQEIEQTKTSYEEAWSKMERNLTTMENAINKSIEGDGVFSPTGLTGGDAVKIKNYRENRKTLSGDLMVLGIQSAIGVNEVNAALGAICATPTAGASGTIPGVLYSITDTLQLTHEDMIHFLFTSALFGTIVANNACISGAYGGCQAEVGSASAMAAAAAVEAAGGTPQQSSEAFSTALQNLLGLVCDPVAGLVEIPCVKRNAIGTANALAAADIALAGVNNIINADEVIEAMYRVGRQMPRELRETGLGGIAATPTGIAIKNKIFGEKQSN; encoded by the coding sequence ATGTATATGACCATAAAAGAAATTGTGGATGCAGCTAATAAAAGCCAAAAGCCAATTTATGAATTAGCAATCGAACAGGAAATCGAACAAACTAAAACTTCTTATGAAGAAGCTTGGAGTAAAATGGAAAGAAATTTAACGACTATGGAAAATGCCATAAATAAAAGTATCGAGGGCGACGGGGTATTTTCTCCGACCGGTTTAACCGGAGGTGATGCTGTTAAAATTAAAAACTATCGAGAAAATAGGAAAACTCTTTCTGGAGATTTGATGGTGTTAGGGATTCAAAGTGCTATCGGTGTTAATGAAGTAAATGCTGCATTAGGGGCTATTTGTGCAACCCCAACAGCAGGTGCGAGTGGGACGATCCCGGGAGTCCTATATAGTATTACAGATACGTTGCAGTTAACTCATGAAGATATGATCCATTTTCTATTCACTTCAGCGTTATTTGGAACGATAGTCGCAAATAACGCTTGTATTTCAGGAGCGTACGGAGGATGTCAAGCTGAAGTAGGCAGTGCCTCAGCAATGGCGGCTGCAGCAGCGGTAGAAGCTGCCGGAGGAACGCCACAGCAATCTTCTGAAGCTTTCTCAACCGCATTACAAAATTTACTTGGTCTAGTTTGTGATCCAGTCGCTGGTTTGGTAGAAATTCCTTGTGTAAAGAGAAACGCCATTGGAACGGCAAATGCTTTGGCAGCAGCGGACATCGCATTAGCCGGCGTAAACAATATCATCAATGCAGACGAAGTTATTGAAGCGATGTATAGAGTTGGAAGACAGATGCCTCGCGAATTAAGAGAGACAGGTTTAGGCGGAATTGCGGCCACACCTACAGGGATTGCCATTAAAAATAAAATCTTTGGGGAGAAACAATCAAATTAA
- a CDS encoding aromatic amino acid transport family protein, producing the protein MNGNTAKKIEFQAENTAVKNEKYPDPTKWHKQDTTWALSLFGTAIGAGVLFLPINAGSGGVLSLLLITLLAYPVMYYSHRALAKMIYASNSADEGITGTIREYFGNKASIIFNIVYFVSIYTIVLMYSVALTNTASSFIVHQLHMPEPPRAILSLVLVLGLIAILNFGQDITVKIMSMLVYPFIASLLFISISLIPQWNTSMLSFSSVTTASTGTGYLGTIWMILPIVVFSFNHSPMISSFVMKQRATYGIEATDAKCAQIQKVCYIMTFAVVMFFVWSSTLSLTPNDLMMAKEQNLSILSYLANELNSPVITIAAPIIAFVAITKSFLGHYIGAYEVMRDMIIKSGKTRGKDIGEKTVKTMILTFVVLTCWYVAYANPSILGIIDALSGPLVAAILCLLPMYAIRKVPVLAKYRGKMSNVFVIIIGILTVLASIKSLF; encoded by the coding sequence ATGAATGGGAATACTGCAAAAAAAATAGAATTTCAGGCTGAAAATACTGCAGTAAAAAATGAGAAATATCCAGACCCTACAAAGTGGCATAAACAGGATACTACCTGGGCATTGAGCCTTTTTGGAACAGCAATTGGAGCAGGAGTACTCTTTTTACCGATTAATGCAGGTTCAGGGGGGGTATTATCATTACTACTAATTACATTACTTGCATATCCAGTTATGTATTACTCACATAGGGCGCTTGCTAAAATGATATACGCTTCAAATTCTGCTGATGAGGGGATTACAGGTACAATAAGAGAGTATTTCGGAAATAAGGCAAGTATCATTTTTAACATCGTATATTTCGTCTCAATTTATACTATCGTGCTGATGTATTCGGTTGCACTTACAAATACTGCAAGTAGTTTTATCGTGCATCAATTGCACATGCCGGAGCCTCCAAGGGCCATTTTATCGCTTGTATTAGTACTCGGTCTTATCGCTATACTAAATTTTGGTCAAGATATCACTGTAAAGATAATGAGCATGCTAGTATATCCTTTCATAGCTTCTCTACTTTTTATCTCAATATCTTTGATTCCACAGTGGAATACTTCAATGCTTAGTTTTTCAAGTGTTACTACTGCTTCAACAGGAACAGGATATTTGGGAACGATATGGATGATACTACCAATCGTAGTATTCTCGTTTAATCATTCTCCTATGATTTCGTCATTTGTTATGAAACAGAGAGCTACGTATGGAATAGAAGCTACTGATGCCAAATGTGCTCAAATACAAAAAGTTTGTTATATCATGACATTCGCTGTTGTTATGTTCTTTGTTTGGAGCAGTACCTTGAGTTTGACTCCAAATGATCTTATGATGGCAAAAGAACAGAATTTGTCAATCCTATCATATCTTGCTAATGAGCTTAATTCGCCTGTAATCACTATTGCAGCTCCAATCATTGCTTTTGTGGCTATTACAAAGTCTTTCCTTGGCCATTATATAGGAGCATATGAAGTAATGCGTGACATGATTATTAAGTCCGGTAAAACACGCGGGAAAGATATAGGAGAAAAAACAGTTAAGACAATGATTCTTACTTTTGTCGTATTAACATGCTGGTATGTTGCTTATGCAAATCCAAGTATTCTTGGAATCATTGATGCCCTTAGCGGTCCATTAGTTGCTGCGATCTTATGTTTATTACCAATGTATGCAATTCGTAAAGTGCCTGTACTAGCTAAATATAGAGGGAAAATGAGCAATGTATTTGTCATTATTATAGGTATCCTTACTGTCCTAGCAAGTATTAAGTCATTATTCTAA
- a CDS encoding RNase J family beta-CASP ribonuclease, which yields MSTIENALSIFALGGLNEIGKNMYAIEYSNDIVIIDCGNKFPDESLLGIDLIIPDIAYLVENKDKVRALIVTHGHEDHIGGIPFFLKKLNVPVYATRFTLGLIEIKLKEHKLLRESELIEINSNSNLTIGEIRVSFFKVTHSIPDCLGIVFHTPEGNIVHTGDFKFDLTPANNENSDIHKMAAIGKEGVLLLLSESTNAERPGLTPSEQIVGEHVEATFMKAERKVILSTFASNISRVQQVVNAAQKTNRKIALLGRSMVNVISVAMERGYLTVPDGMLIAPHEINEMAPERVAILCTGSQGEPLAALARLSTGNFRGVDILPEDTVIFAAGPIPGNERNITSIVDNLFALGAKVIYGSGSTSGMHVSGHGYQEDLKLMLTLMKPKYFIPIHGEFRMLHHHRLLGESVGVEQGNTFIINNGDVVDIEHTIARQTRKIPVGNTYIDGGDVDNIGEIVLRDRKQLSEDGMLMIILTMSKAEGTLISDPDTISRGFVDRDFSELRRDVNRLTIKTVNELQEANRNSWNVMKKQIKKSIRQYVYTHTKKKPMIVPILIEI from the coding sequence TTGAGTACAATAGAGAATGCATTATCTATCTTCGCCTTAGGCGGCTTGAATGAAATCGGAAAAAATATGTATGCAATTGAATATTCAAACGATATTGTGATTATCGACTGTGGCAATAAGTTTCCAGATGAAAGTTTATTAGGAATTGATTTGATTATCCCTGATATAGCTTATTTAGTAGAAAATAAAGATAAAGTCAGGGCTTTAATTGTCACACATGGACATGAAGATCATATCGGGGGGATCCCGTTCTTCTTAAAAAAATTGAATGTACCAGTTTATGCCACACGCTTCACACTAGGATTAATTGAAATCAAATTAAAAGAACATAAACTCCTAAGAGAAAGTGAACTTATTGAAATCAACTCAAACTCAAACTTGACAATTGGAGAAATAAGGGTAAGTTTTTTCAAAGTGACCCATAGTATTCCTGATTGCTTGGGAATAGTCTTTCACACACCAGAGGGGAATATTGTACATACAGGGGACTTCAAGTTCGATTTAACCCCTGCGAATAATGAGAATTCGGATATTCATAAAATGGCTGCAATCGGCAAAGAAGGGGTCTTGCTTCTATTATCTGAGAGTACCAATGCAGAGCGTCCTGGTTTGACCCCATCGGAACAGATAGTAGGTGAACATGTGGAAGCAACTTTCATGAAAGCCGAACGCAAAGTTATTCTTTCTACCTTTGCTTCAAATATTAGTCGCGTTCAACAAGTCGTGAATGCAGCACAAAAAACAAATCGAAAAATTGCGTTACTTGGACGAAGTATGGTTAATGTCATATCGGTCGCTATGGAACGTGGTTATTTAACAGTTCCAGATGGAATGTTAATTGCCCCACATGAAATCAATGAAATGGCTCCTGAAAGGGTGGCCATTTTATGCACGGGGAGTCAAGGAGAACCATTGGCTGCTCTTGCTCGCCTGTCCACAGGAAACTTTCGCGGTGTCGACATTTTACCTGAAGATACGGTTATCTTTGCAGCAGGTCCAATACCCGGGAATGAACGAAATATCACGAGTATCGTAGACAACTTATTTGCCCTTGGAGCCAAGGTGATTTATGGATCAGGAAGTACATCCGGAATGCATGTTTCTGGCCATGGTTATCAAGAAGATTTAAAACTAATGCTTACATTAATGAAACCAAAATATTTTATTCCCATTCACGGTGAATTTAGAATGCTGCACCATCACCGTTTGTTAGGGGAATCTGTTGGAGTAGAGCAAGGAAACACGTTTATCATCAATAATGGGGATGTCGTCGATATTGAACATACCATTGCCCGTCAGACCCGGAAAATACCGGTGGGGAATACCTACATAGACGGGGGGGATGTCGATAATATTGGGGAAATTGTGTTACGAGACCGCAAACAACTTTCAGAAGATGGGATGCTCATGATTATTTTAACTATGAGCAAAGCGGAAGGAACGTTGATTTCTGACCCCGATACCATTTCTCGTGGATTTGTGGATAGAGATTTCTCGGAACTCCGAAGAG